In Streptomyces dangxiongensis, one DNA window encodes the following:
- a CDS encoding 3' terminal RNA ribose 2'-O-methyltransferase Hen1: protein MLVTISTTGAPGSPATDLGYLLHKHPDKAQAFSTSYGTAHVFYPEADAERCTAALLLEIDTVALVRRGKGKGRGGAPDAALAQYVNDRPYAASSLLAVALSNVFSSALRGVCAARPERATTPLPLRVGIPALPARGGAGLVRRLFEPLGWSVTADPVPLDTTFPEWGDSRYVRLVLESRTLTLAEALRHLYVLLPVLDDAKHYWVSADEVDKLLRAGEGWLAGHPEQELITSRYLSRRWSLTRQARERLELVRLAEADDSEVEDIDNAVAQDTGAEAEEKPAPLAVRRREAILAALRERGAARVLDLGCGQGQLVQELLKDARFTEVVGVDVSVRALSIAARRLGLDRMGERQASRVRLVQGSLAYTDNRLKGYDAAVLSEVIEHLDLPRLPALEYAVFGHARPGTVVVTTPNVEYNVRWETLPAGRVRHGDHRFEWTREEFRAWAEAVAGRHGYDVAFTPVGPGDPAVGPPTQMAVFTRTTATDEKKEAKAA from the coding sequence ACCACCGGTGCGCCCGGCAGCCCGGCCACCGACCTGGGGTACCTGCTGCACAAGCACCCCGACAAGGCGCAGGCGTTCTCCACCTCGTACGGCACGGCGCACGTGTTCTACCCCGAGGCGGACGCCGAGCGCTGCACGGCCGCGCTCCTGCTGGAGATCGACACCGTCGCGCTGGTCAGGCGAGGGAAGGGCAAGGGCCGCGGCGGCGCACCCGACGCGGCCCTCGCCCAGTACGTCAACGACCGTCCCTACGCGGCCTCCTCGCTGCTCGCGGTCGCGTTGAGCAACGTGTTCTCCAGCGCCCTGCGCGGGGTGTGCGCCGCCCGTCCGGAGCGGGCGACCACGCCGCTGCCGCTGCGCGTCGGGATACCGGCCCTCCCGGCCCGCGGCGGCGCCGGCCTGGTACGACGCCTCTTCGAGCCCCTCGGCTGGAGCGTGACCGCCGACCCCGTGCCCCTCGACACCACGTTCCCGGAGTGGGGCGACTCGCGGTACGTCCGCCTCGTCCTGGAGTCGCGGACACTGACCCTCGCCGAGGCGCTGCGCCACCTGTACGTCCTGCTGCCGGTCCTCGACGACGCCAAGCACTACTGGGTCTCCGCCGACGAGGTGGACAAGCTGCTGCGGGCCGGCGAGGGCTGGCTGGCCGGGCACCCGGAGCAGGAGCTGATCACCAGCCGCTATCTCTCCCGCCGCTGGTCGCTGACCCGGCAGGCGCGGGAGCGGCTGGAGCTGGTGCGCCTGGCCGAGGCCGACGACAGCGAGGTCGAGGACATCGACAACGCGGTCGCGCAGGACACCGGCGCGGAGGCCGAGGAGAAACCGGCCCCGCTCGCCGTCCGGCGCCGGGAGGCGATCCTCGCCGCCCTGCGCGAACGGGGCGCCGCCCGCGTGCTGGACCTCGGCTGCGGGCAGGGTCAGTTGGTGCAGGAGCTGCTGAAGGACGCGCGGTTCACCGAGGTGGTCGGCGTCGACGTGTCCGTGCGGGCCCTGAGCATCGCCGCCCGCCGGCTCGGGCTCGACCGCATGGGGGAGCGGCAGGCGTCCCGTGTCAGGCTCGTCCAGGGCTCGCTGGCCTACACCGACAACCGGTTGAAGGGGTACGACGCCGCCGTGCTCAGCGAGGTGATCGAGCATCTCGACCTGCCCCGGCTGCCCGCCCTGGAGTACGCCGTGTTCGGGCACGCGCGCCCCGGCACGGTCGTCGTCACCACCCCGAACGTCGAGTACAACGTGCGCTGGGAGACCCTGCCCGCCGGACGCGTCCGGCACGGCGACCACCGTTTCGAGTGGACCCGCGAGGAGTTCCGTGCCTGGGCGGAAGCCGTGGCCGGACGGCACGGCTACGACGTCGCGTTCACCCCCGTCGGGCCGGGCGACCCCGCGGTCGGACCGCCCACCCAGATGGCCGTGTTCACCCGCACGACCGCCACGGACGAGAAGAAGGAGGCGAAGGCCGCATGA